Proteins encoded in a region of the Vicia villosa cultivar HV-30 ecotype Madison, WI linkage group LG5, Vvil1.0, whole genome shotgun sequence genome:
- the LOC131601828 gene encoding heterogeneous nuclear ribonucleoprotein Q-like, with protein MPTEKPSSSAVIGKQSEPEKPVESDEKVNLEEEPEEEMEEEIEYEEVEEEEEVEEIEEEVEEEEEDPEMVEEEEEEEEEEEEEEEEVEEDTVPNQDIDDDEKKKHAELLSLPPHKSEVYIGGIPLDALMEDLKDFCERIGEVVQVRIMKGKDSSENKGFAFVLFKNEELASRAIEELNNTEFKGKKIRCSTSQAKNRLFIGNIPRSWGDKELKKVVSEIGPGVTAVELVKDMKNIINNRGFAFIDYYNNACAEYSKQKMMNPTFKLGDNSPTVSWADPKNADSSASSQVKAVYVKNLPKNVTQEQLKKLFEHHGKITKVVLPPPKSGQEKNRIGFVHFAERSNAMKALKNTERYELEGRSLECSLAKPQADQKAVVSNIQNQGLLPNYPPHLGYGLIGNPYGALGAGYGAPGLAQPLMYGPGQTPAGMAMMPMLLADGRIGYVLQQPGLQPGMPPQTPPSHQRGGRSSGGGGSSGGSGSRNTGSSSKGRHSNDNGHGRRYHPY; from the exons ATGCCAACGGAAAAGCCAAGTTCTTCAGCGGTTATTGGTAAGCAATCTGAGCCTGAAAAGCCGGTTGAATCTGATGAGAAGGTCAACCTTGAAGAAGAACCTGAGGAAGAAATGGAAGAAGAGATTGAATatgaagaagtagaagaagaggaGGAAGTGGAAGAAATAGAAGAGGaggtagaagaagaagaggagGACCCAGAGATggtagaggaagaggaagaagaggaagaggaagaggaggaggaggaggaggaagtgGAAGAAGACACTGTGCCCAACCAGGACATTGACGATGATGAGAAGAAGAAACATGCTGAACTTCTTTCTCTTCCTCCTCACAAGTCTGAAGTTTACATAGGTGGCATTCCTCTTGATGCCTTAATGGAggatttgaaagatttttgtgagcGTATTGGGGAAGTTGTACAG GTTCGAATAATGAAAGGAAAAGATTCTTCGGAGAATAAGGGTTTCGCTTTTGTGCTTTTTAAAAATGAAGAACTGGCTTCTAGAGCCATTGAGGAGCTGAATAATACTGAATTTAAG GGTAAAAAAATAAGATGTTCTACATCTCAAGCAAAAAATCGTCTATTTATCGGTAATATTCCTAGAAGCTGGGGCGATAAAGAGCTAAAGAAGGTTGTGAGTGAGATTGGACCTGGTGTTACCGCTGTTGAACTAGTCAAG GATATGAAGAACATTATCAATAACCGCGGTTTTGCTTTTATTGACTATTATAATAATGCATGTGCTGAATATTCAAAGCAAAAGATGATGAACCCAACATTTAAGCTTGGTGACAACTCCCCAACAGTGAGCTGGGCTGACCCTAAAAATGCTGATTCCTCTGCTTCATCTCAG GTGAAGGCAGTATATGTGAAGAACCTTCCTAAGAATGTAACTCAAGAGCAGTTGAAGAAGCTTTTTGAACACCATGGAAAGATCACAAAGGTGGTTCTTCCACCACCAAAGTCTGGTCAGGAAAAGAACAGAATTGGCTTTGTTCATTTTGCAGAGCGATCAAATGCTATGAAAGCACTAAAGAATACTGAAAGATATGAATTAGAAG GTCGAAGTTTAGAGTGTTCTCTAGCAAAGCCACAGGCTGACCAGAAGGCTGTTGTATCAAATATACAGAATCAAGGACTGCTTCCTAATTATCCGCCACATCTTGGTTATGGTTTGATTGGTAATCCGTATGGTGCACTTGGTGCTGGATATGGTGCTCCTGGTCTTGCACAG CCTTTGATGTATGGACCGGGTCAAACTCCCGCTGGAATGGCCATGATGCCGATGCTTCTGGCTGATGGACGCATTGGATATGTCTT GCAACAGCCAGGATTGCAGCCAGGAATGCCCCCGCAAACCCCACCTTCACATCAAAGAGGTGGCAGGAGTAGTGGTGGTGGCGGCAGTAGTGGTGGGAGTGGCAGCAGGAATACAGGCAGTTCAAGTAAGGGAAGGCACAGCAATGATAATGGTCATGGGCGAAGATACCACCCTTATTAA
- the LOC131604986 gene encoding uncharacterized protein LOC131604986 codes for MFCNHEFSGYDSIELYVLLQQPNESQVVDPIEVEQAEVDAIDEDEEDPELAFDNMVNDDSKDDVEGVIPPISIYTPPSHMSNVDMADDEPSSDIFHNVCMQSDATLKEKDSFRSKDECMRAIKKFHMLHSVDFKVDRKNVERYKIKCTNTECLFKLTASYRLRSDSWVIGKISQPHTCINSSRSQDHRKLSYDLICQEILPLINNDPSLKVRTIISHITKVYNYTPSYRKTWLAKTKAIEQVYGNWEESYKELPRYLNALCTYAPGTIYEMETLPAYAPNGTLVSGNGIFRRLFWAFQPCIRGFSFCKPIIQIDGTWLCGKYKGTLLMAVTQDGNNNVFPIAFALVEGETGGGWSFFLKHLRTHVAPQEGLCLISDRHASIVSAYNNPANGWHDPPSTHVFCIRHIVQNFTREIKDRALRKLVMNAGYALTQPSFKHYRREIRLSNPDAGTWIDNIPVEKWTRSYDNGHRWGHMTTNLVESMNGVFKGIRHLPVTALVKSTYFRMASLFAQRGERWDAVLRAGQLWSECCTRFIKAESAKANTHTVTRFDRHNHNFMVRETIDHGEVLPRQEYRVLLEERWCDCGKFQAFRMPCSHVIAACAHSHLDALALLSPIYKSETLLHVYNNGFAVVAKEDYWPAYEGEIVWHNDQMRRNKKGRPKSKRITTEMDELDKLERKCGLCRQVGHNKKNCPNRASGEG; via the coding sequence ATGTTTTGTAATCATGAATTTTCTGGATACGACTCGATTGAGTTGTATGTTCTGCTCCAACAACCAAACGAGAGCCAGGTCGTTGATCCCATCGAAGTAGAACAAGCTGAGGTCGATGCAATTGATGAAGACGAAGAAGATCCAGAGTTAGCATTTGATAACATGGTGAACGATGATTCTAAAGACGATGTTGAAGGTGTAATACCTCCAATTTCAATATACACACCGCCGTCTCACATGTCGAACGTTGACATGGCCGATGATGAACCCTCATCAGACATATTCCACAATGTCTGCATGCAGTCAGATGCAACCTTAAAAGAGAAAGATAGTTTTCGTTCGAAGGATGAGTGCATGCGAGCAATAAAAAAGTTCCACATGTTACACTCTGTGGATTTTAAAGTGGACCGAAAAAATGTAGAACGGTACAAAATCAAATGTACCAATACCGAGTGTTTGTTCAAGCTCACTGCTTCATACAGGTTGAGAAGTGATTCATGGGTGATAGGCAAAATTTCCCAACCTCACACTTGCATCAACTCTTCTCGCTCGCAAGATCATCGTAAGTTAAGTTACGATCTGATATGTCAAGAAATCTTGCCTCTCATCAACAATGATCCATCGTTGAAGGTGAGAACAATAATTTCTCACATCACTAAAGTATACAACTATACGCCCTCGTACAGGAAAACATGGTTAGCAAAAACCAAGGCGATTGAACAAGTATATGGTAATTGGGAGGAATCATACAAAGAGTTACCCCGCTACTTAAATGCACTCTGCACTTATGCTCCTGGTACTATTTATGAGATGGAAACATTGCCTGCGTATGCCCCAAATGGTACTCTTGTCAGCGGAAATGGAATATTTCGTCGTCTATTCTGGGCCTTCCAACCTTGCATCAGAGGGTTTTCATTCTGCAAACCTATTATTCAAATAGATGGAACGTGGTTGTGCGGAAAATACAAAGGCACCCTACTGATGGCAGTCACACAAGACGGAAACAACAACGTCTTCCCAATTGCATTCGCTCTAGTCGAGGGAGAGACCGGTGGTGGTTGGAGTTTTTTTCTCAAACATCTTAGAACACACGTGGCTCCGCAAGAAGGTCTCTGTTTGATCTCTGATAGACATGCTTCTATTGTTAGTGCATACAATAACCCGGCTAATGGTTGGCATGACCCCCCTTCTACGCATGTCTTCTGCATTAGACATATTGTACAAAATTTCACGCGAGAAATTAAAGACAGGGCCCTTCGAAAATTGGTTATGAACGCAGGGTATGCATTAACTCAACCATCTTTCAAACATTATCGTAGAGAGATCAGACtgtcaaatccagatgcaggtacTTGGATTGATAATATTCCAGTGGAGAAGTGGACAAGGTCATACGACAATGGACATCGATGGGGACACATGACAACAAATCTTGTTGAATCAATGAACGGTGTCTTCAAAGGCATACGACACCTCCCTGTAACCGCTTTGGTAAAATCAACATATTTTAGGATGGCTTCATTGTTTGCACAAAGAGGTGAAAGGTGGGACGCTGTGTTACGAGCTGGACAATTGTGGAGTGAATGTTGCACAAGATTTATCAAGGCAGAAAGTGCGAAGGCCAACACACATACGGTTACAAGGTTTGACCGACATAACCATAATTTCATGGTCAGAGAGACAATCGACCACGGCGAAGTGCTACCAAGACAAGAGTATAGGGTTCTACTAGAAGAACGTTGGTGCGATTGCGGCAAGTTTCAGgcatttcgtatgccttgctcccatgtcattgcAGCATGTGCCCATTCTCACTTAGATGCATTAGCACTCCTGTCTCCCATTTACAAGTCTGAGACCTTGCTCCACGTATACAACAATGGCTTTGCAGTGGTAGCAAAAgaggattattggcctgcgtACGAGGGGGAAATTGTTTGGCACAACGACCAAATGCGGAGAAATAAAAAGGGTCGTCCCAAAAGCAAGCGTATCACGACTGAAATGGACGAGCTCGATAAGCTAGAAAGAAAGTGTGGTTTATGTCGCCAAGTCggacacaataaaaaaaattgtcctAATCGTGCAagtggtgaaggatag